One window from the genome of Moorena sp. SIOASIH encodes:
- a CDS encoding type II toxin-antitoxin system ParD family antitoxin: MNIALPSQMKEFIQAQVALGGYSSASEYIRELIRADQKQKTRYALEMEILKGLSSPEPTPMTADDWEDIRTNIRQRFDQSGK, translated from the coding sequence ATGAACATTGCCCTGCCCTCTCAGATGAAAGAGTTTATTCAAGCTCAGGTAGCCTTAGGGGGTTATAGCAGCGCTAGCGAGTACATTCGAGAGCTAATTCGAGCTGACCAAAAGCAGAAAACTAGATACGCCCTAGAAATGGAAATTCTCAAAGGACTAAGTAGCCCAGAGCCAACACCAATGACAGCTGACGATTGGGAAGATATTCGCACCAATATCAGACAGCGGTTTGACCAATCCGGGAAATAA